One stretch of Pseudomonas fragi DNA includes these proteins:
- a CDS encoding DUF808 domain-containing protein codes for MAGSSLLMLLDDIAAVLDDVALMTKVAAKKTAGVLGDDLALNAQQVSGVRADRELPVVWAVAKGSFRNKAILVPAALAISAFAPWAVTPLLMVGGAYLCFEGFEKVAHSLTHNKADAQSQRQALQESLAGADVDVAAYEKDKVKGAIRTDFILSAEIIAITLGIVSDSPLMQQVVVLSGIAIVMTVGVYGVVGGIVKLDDGGLYLSKKNGDGTWPRFQRSFGRGVLNAAPYMMKSLTVIGTAAMFMVGGGILTHGVPPLHHWVEGVVQGSAQWLGVVSAIVPTLLNAVAGIIAGAVVLAVVSVASKVWHAIKA; via the coding sequence ATGGCTGGCAGTAGCCTGCTGATGTTGCTTGACGATATCGCCGCTGTGCTCGATGACGTCGCACTGATGACCAAAGTGGCCGCCAAAAAAACCGCCGGTGTGCTGGGTGACGACCTCGCACTCAACGCCCAGCAGGTCTCGGGCGTGCGCGCCGATCGGGAGTTGCCGGTGGTGTGGGCCGTGGCCAAGGGGTCGTTTCGCAACAAGGCGATTTTGGTCCCTGCGGCGCTGGCCATCAGTGCCTTTGCACCGTGGGCGGTCACGCCGCTGCTGATGGTGGGCGGCGCTTATCTGTGTTTCGAGGGGTTCGAGAAGGTCGCCCACAGCCTGACCCACAACAAGGCCGACGCCCAAAGCCAGCGCCAGGCCTTGCAGGAGTCGTTGGCCGGTGCGGACGTGGATGTGGCGGCGTATGAAAAGGACAAGGTCAAGGGCGCCATTCGTACGGACTTTATTCTGTCCGCCGAAATTATTGCCATTACCCTGGGGATCGTTTCTGACTCACCGCTGATGCAGCAGGTGGTGGTGTTGTCGGGTATTGCCATCGTGATGACGGTCGGGGTGTATGGCGTGGTGGGGGGCATCGTCAAACTCGACGATGGCGGCCTGTACCTGAGCAAAAAAAACGGCGACGGGACCTGGCCACGGTTCCAGCGCAGCTTTGGCCGTGGCGTGTTGAATGCCGCCCCGTACATGATGAAAAGCCTGACCGTGATCGGTACAGCGGCCATGTTTATGGTCGGCGGCGGCATCCTCACCCACGGTGTGCCGCCGTTGCATCACTGGGTTGAAGGCGTGGTACAAGGCAGCGCGCAATGGCTGGGCGTGGTCTCAGCCATCGTGCCGACCCTGCTCAACGCCGTTGCCGGCATCATTGCCGGCGCGGTGGTGTTGGCAGTGGTGTCCGTTGCAAGCAAGGTCTGGCACGCCATCAAGGCTTAG
- a CDS encoding outer membrane protein OmpK, with protein sequence MKRTLTGLMLAGSMLGGAPAVAGDLLQWQTNSLTYLYGKDFQVNPKIQQTMTFEHADSWKYGDNFFFLDRIFYNGKKDGNVGPNTYYGEFTPRLSFGKIFDQKFEFGPIKDVLLAMTYEFGEGDTDAYLIGPGFDLNVPGFDYFQLNFYQRFPEGSRAGRGVWQITPVWSYTLPLGNSDVLIDGYMDWVVDNDENSRGTYHANLHFNPQVKYDLGKALSWSAKQLYVGVEYDYWKNKYGIEDSDAFKTNQNTTSLLIKYHF encoded by the coding sequence ATGAAGCGCACACTTACCGGCCTGATGCTTGCGGGGAGCATGCTGGGCGGGGCTCCGGCAGTTGCCGGCGACCTGCTGCAATGGCAAACCAACAGCCTGACTTACTTGTACGGCAAGGACTTCCAGGTCAATCCGAAAATTCAGCAAACCATGACCTTCGAGCATGCTGACAGCTGGAAGTACGGTGACAACTTCTTCTTCCTTGACCGTATCTTTTACAACGGCAAGAAAGACGGCAACGTCGGCCCGAACACCTATTACGGTGAATTCACCCCGCGTTTGTCGTTCGGCAAGATCTTCGACCAGAAGTTTGAATTCGGCCCGATCAAGGACGTACTGCTGGCCATGACTTACGAGTTTGGCGAAGGCGATACCGATGCCTACCTGATCGGCCCGGGTTTCGACCTGAACGTGCCGGGCTTTGACTACTTCCAGTTGAACTTCTACCAGCGCTTCCCGGAAGGCAGCCGTGCCGGCCGAGGCGTGTGGCAGATCACCCCGGTGTGGTCCTACACCCTGCCCCTGGGCAACTCCGATGTGCTGATTGACGGCTACATGGACTGGGTGGTCGACAACGACGAGAACTCCCGTGGCACCTACCATGCCAACCTGCACTTCAACCCGCAGGTCAAATACGACCTGGGCAAGGCCCTGAGCTGGAGCGCCAAGCAACTGTACGTCGGTGTGGAATACGACTACTGGAAAAACAAGTACGGTATCGAAGACAGCGACGCATTCAAAACCAATCAGAACACCACCAGCCTGCTGATCAAGTACCACTTCTGA
- the hyi gene encoding hydroxypyruvate isomerase: protein MPRFAANLSMLFTEQDFLVRFQAAANAGFHGVEYLFPYDYNSADIKAQLEANKLTQVLFNLPAGDWAKGERGIACLPDRVEEFRAGVDLAIAYAQVLGNDQINCLAGIRPQGVDDATVENTFVANLKYAADKLQAVGIKLVMESINTLDIPGFYLNNTKQALAIQEKVGSPNLFLQYDIYHMQIMEGDLARTMQTHLPQINHIQLADNPGRHEPGTGEINYRFLFDHLDRIGYQGWVGCEYKPLTSTEAGLVWLKTHNAV, encoded by the coding sequence ATGCCGCGTTTTGCCGCCAACCTGTCCATGCTGTTCACCGAACAGGATTTCCTTGTCCGTTTTCAAGCGGCTGCCAACGCTGGTTTTCATGGCGTTGAATACCTGTTCCCCTACGACTACAACTCGGCCGACATCAAGGCCCAGCTGGAAGCCAACAAGCTGACCCAGGTGCTGTTCAACCTGCCGGCCGGTGACTGGGCCAAGGGTGAGCGCGGGATCGCCTGCCTGCCGGACCGGGTTGAAGAGTTCCGTGCCGGGGTCGACCTGGCCATTGCCTACGCGCAAGTGCTGGGCAACGATCAGATCAACTGCCTGGCCGGCATCCGCCCCCAGGGCGTGGACGACGCCACGGTCGAAAACACCTTCGTCGCCAACCTCAAATACGCCGCCGACAAGCTGCAGGCGGTGGGCATCAAGCTGGTGATGGAGTCGATCAACACCCTCGACATTCCAGGCTTCTATCTCAATAACACGAAGCAGGCCCTGGCGATCCAGGAAAAGGTCGGCAGCCCCAACCTGTTCCTGCAATACGACATCTACCATATGCAAATCATGGAGGGCGACTTGGCCCGCACCATGCAAACCCATCTGCCGCAGATCAACCATATCCAGCTGGCCGACAACCCGGGCCGCCATGAGCCGGGCACGGGCGAAATCAACTACCGCTTCCTGTTCGACCACCTCGACCGCATCGGCTATCAGGGCTGGGTGGGCTGTGAGTACAAGCCGCTGACCAGCACCGAAGCCGGTCTTGTATGGCTCAAGACCCATAACGCGGTGTAA
- a CDS encoding TetR/AcrR family transcriptional regulator, translated as MAPKARSQMIEETRGKLLEAARLAFSSVGYAQTSMDELTASVGLTRGALYHHFGDKKGLFKAVAQQIDAELDAQLAQVLEQAESLWQGFQDQCRLYLEMALQVEVQRILLRDAPSVLGSQYVQNTQSVCCLSMASMLQSLMDTKVIQRTDPEALARLIQGGLMDASFWIAEADNPPQRLAAALDSLDLMLRGLLQVPQVR; from the coding sequence ATGGCGCCCAAAGCGCGGTCGCAAATGATCGAAGAAACCCGTGGCAAGCTGCTTGAAGCTGCCCGTCTGGCTTTCAGTTCAGTGGGTTATGCGCAGACGTCGATGGACGAATTGACCGCCTCGGTGGGGCTGACCCGTGGCGCGCTGTATCACCATTTTGGTGACAAGAAAGGCCTGTTCAAGGCCGTGGCCCAACAGATCGATGCCGAGCTGGATGCGCAGCTGGCGCAGGTGCTTGAGCAGGCAGAGAGCCTGTGGCAAGGCTTTCAGGATCAGTGCCGGCTGTATCTGGAAATGGCCCTGCAAGTTGAAGTGCAGCGCATTCTGCTGCGTGATGCGCCTTCGGTGCTGGGTTCGCAATATGTGCAGAACACCCAGTCGGTGTGCTGCCTGTCGATGGCATCGATGCTGCAAAGCCTGATGGACACCAAGGTGATTCAACGCACCGATCCCGAGGCGCTGGCGCGGCTGATTCAGGGCGGGTTGATGGATGCGTCGTTCTGGATTGCCGAAGCGGACAACCCGCCGCAGCGTCTGGCCGCTGCGCTGGACAGCCTGGACCTGATGCTGCGGGGGTTGCTGCAGGTGCCCCAGGTGCGTTGA
- a CDS encoding urate hydroxylase PuuD: MEAHLMEWLNLSVRWIHMITGVAWIGASFYFVWLENNLNRANPKDGLAGDLWAIHGGGIYHLEKYKLAPPTMPENLHWFKWEAYFTWMSGIALLCLVFYFNPALYLIAPGSTMSGPEAVAIGIGSLIAGWFIYDFLCDSALGKRPALLGFVLFVLLVAAAFGLSKVFSGRGAYLHVGAIIGTIMVGNVFRTIMPAQRALVAAIKEGRSPDPALPAKGLLRSRHNNYFTLPVLFIMISNHFPSTYGSQYNWLILAGIAVLAVLVRHYFNTRHDSHKYAWTLPVAALGMICLAYVTGPKPVSTAPDTAKVIKYQPLPETALGGVKAADAPAPATAPAAPAAAVATVDFEQVHKVIQERCTVCHSATPSSPLFSAAPAGVMFDTAQQIQLMAPRIQAQAVVTPIMPLGNITQMTQQERDLVGAWINAGARTN, from the coding sequence GTGGAAGCACATCTAATGGAATGGCTGAATCTGAGCGTGCGCTGGATTCATATGATCACCGGTGTGGCCTGGATTGGCGCGTCGTTTTATTTCGTCTGGCTGGAAAACAACCTCAACCGGGCCAACCCCAAGGATGGCCTGGCGGGCGATCTGTGGGCGATTCACGGCGGCGGTATCTACCACCTCGAAAAGTACAAGCTGGCCCCCCCGACCATGCCGGAAAACCTGCACTGGTTTAAATGGGAAGCCTATTTCACCTGGATGTCAGGCATCGCCCTGCTCTGCCTGGTGTTCTACTTCAACCCCGCGCTGTACCTGATTGCTCCGGGCAGTACCATGAGCGGCCCCGAAGCGGTGGCCATCGGTATCGGTTCGCTGATTGCCGGCTGGTTCATTTACGACTTTCTGTGCGACTCCGCCCTGGGCAAACGCCCGGCGTTGCTCGGTTTTGTCCTGTTTGTGCTGCTGGTTGCAGCGGCGTTCGGCCTGAGCAAAGTGTTCAGCGGGCGCGGTGCCTACCTGCATGTGGGCGCCATCATCGGCACCATCATGGTCGGTAACGTATTCCGCACCATCATGCCGGCACAACGTGCTCTGGTAGCAGCGATCAAGGAAGGCCGCAGCCCTGACCCGGCACTGCCGGCCAAAGGCCTGCTGCGTTCGCGCCACAACAACTACTTCACCTTGCCGGTGCTGTTCATCATGATCAGCAACCACTTCCCGAGCACCTACGGCAGCCAGTACAACTGGTTGATCCTGGCCGGGATTGCGGTGCTGGCCGTGTTGGTGCGTCACTACTTCAACACCCGCCACGACAGCCACAAATATGCCTGGACCTTGCCGGTCGCGGCACTGGGCATGATCTGTCTGGCCTACGTTACCGGTCCTAAGCCTGTGTCGACAGCGCCAGACACCGCCAAGGTGATCAAGTACCAACCGCTGCCGGAAACCGCCCTGGGCGGGGTCAAGGCCGCCGATGCGCCCGCCCCGGCAACCGCACCCGCAGCCCCCGCAGCAGCCGTGGCCACGGTCGATTTCGAGCAGGTCCACAAGGTGATCCAGGAGCGCTGCACGGTCTGCCATTCCGCCACGCCCAGCAGCCCGTTGTTCAGTGCGGCTCCGGCGGGCGTGATGTTCGACACCGCGCAACAGATCCAGCTGATGGCGCCGCGCATTCAGGCCCAGGCCGTTGTCACGCCGATCATGCCGCTGGGCAACATCACCCAGATGACCCAGCAGGAACGTGACCTGGTCGGTGCCTGGATCAATGCAGGAGCCCGGACCAACTGA
- a CDS encoding outer membrane protein OmpK, with protein sequence MNCKHWGVTLAGGLLAASQTMAGDLFLWQTNSLTYLYGKNFAINPSIQQTVTFEHADKWKYGDNFLFVDRIFYNGKEDPNKGPHTYYGEFSPRLSFGKIFDRKFEYGPIKDVLLAMTYEYGEGDSEAYLIGPGFDLAVPGFNYFTLNFYRRHTEGPRPGTGVWQITPSFSYTIPVGRSNVLIDGYMDWVVDNDQNSRGTYHSNLHFNPQIKYDLGKALNLGEKQLYVGIEYSYWKDKYGIESSSRLDTNQNTASALIKVHF encoded by the coding sequence ATGAACTGCAAACACTGGGGCGTCACGCTCGCAGGTGGACTTTTGGCTGCCAGCCAGACAATGGCCGGGGACCTGTTTTTATGGCAAACCAACAGCCTGACCTACCTGTACGGCAAGAACTTCGCGATCAACCCTTCGATCCAGCAAACCGTCACGTTCGAACATGCCGACAAATGGAAGTACGGTGACAACTTCCTGTTTGTCGACCGCATCTTCTACAACGGCAAGGAAGACCCCAACAAAGGCCCGCACACCTACTACGGCGAGTTCAGCCCGCGCCTGTCGTTCGGCAAGATCTTCGACCGCAAATTCGAATACGGCCCGATCAAGGACGTGCTGCTGGCCATGACCTATGAGTACGGCGAAGGCGACAGCGAGGCCTACCTGATCGGCCCGGGTTTCGACCTGGCGGTGCCGGGCTTCAACTATTTCACCCTGAATTTCTATCGCCGCCATACCGAGGGGCCACGCCCTGGCACCGGGGTCTGGCAGATCACCCCGTCGTTTTCCTACACCATCCCCGTGGGCCGCTCCAACGTGCTGATCGACGGTTATATGGACTGGGTGGTGGACAACGATCAGAACTCACGCGGCACCTACCATTCCAACCTGCACTTCAACCCGCAGATCAAATATGACCTGGGCAAGGCCCTGAATCTGGGTGAAAAACAGCTGTATGTCGGGATTGAATACAGCTACTGGAAGGACAAGTACGGCATCGAAAGCAGCAGCCGCCTGGACACCAACCAGAACACCGCCAGCGCCCTGATCAAAGTCCACTTCTAA
- a CDS encoding TetR/AcrR family transcriptional regulator: MSSIRERNKELILRAASEEFADKGFAASKTSDIAAKAGVPKPNVYYYFKSKENLYREVLESIIEPILRASTPFNADGEPNEVLSNYIRSKILISRDLPFASKVFASEIMHGAPHLSEKQVEQLNGQAQHNIACIQTWIDRGQIAAIDPHHLMFSIWAATQTYADFDWQISAITGKAKLDDSDYEAATQTIIRLVLKGCTPD; the protein is encoded by the coding sequence ATGAGCAGTATCCGCGAGCGTAACAAAGAACTGATTTTGCGTGCCGCCAGTGAGGAATTCGCTGACAAGGGTTTCGCCGCCAGCAAAACCAGCGACATCGCGGCCAAGGCCGGCGTGCCCAAGCCCAACGTCTACTACTACTTCAAATCCAAGGAAAACCTCTATCGCGAGGTGCTTGAAAGCATTATCGAGCCGATTCTGCGGGCATCGACGCCGTTCAATGCCGATGGCGAACCCAACGAAGTGCTGAGCAACTACATCCGCTCAAAAATCCTGATTTCCCGCGACCTGCCGTTTGCCTCCAAGGTGTTCGCCAGTGAAATCATGCACGGCGCCCCGCACCTGAGCGAAAAACAGGTTGAGCAGCTCAACGGCCAGGCCCAGCACAATATCGCCTGCATCCAGACCTGGATCGACCGTGGCCAGATCGCCGCCATTGACCCCCATCACCTGATGTTCAGCATCTGGGCCGCGACCCAGACCTACGCCGACTTTGACTGGCAGATCTCGGCCATTACCGGCAAGGCCAAACTGGACGACAGCGACTACGAAGCGGCTACGCAGACCATTATCCGGTTGGTGCTCAAGGGTTGTACGCCTGACTGA
- a CDS encoding MFS transporter: protein MANPYREIFSAPGTKAFSGAGLIARMPISMVGIGIITMLAQLQGSYWLAGGVAATFALATALLAPQISRWVDRYGQSRILPGVTAIGVSGLLALLLCSHFGAPDWTLFVFAALSGCMPSMSAMVRARWTELYRGSPKLHTAFSFESVLDEVSFIIGPPISVGLSVALFPQAGPLAAAILLAIGVSAFVLQRNTEPPVHPRSSEHQGTVLRQGAVVVLLLALLGLGTIVGTVDVVSVAFAQHQGQPAAASIVLSMYALGSCAAGLVFGMLKLNMPLPRLFVLGALATSITMVPLLWADSIATLAVGMLVAGLFFAPTLITAMGLVENIVPPAKLTEGLTWMITGLGMGVALGAVLGGWVVDAYGAQTGFTVSLAAGGIMLLFAVLGYRLLQDSTLPRAACA from the coding sequence ATGGCCAACCCCTATCGCGAGATTTTCAGCGCCCCCGGCACCAAGGCTTTCAGCGGTGCGGGCCTGATCGCACGGATGCCGATCTCAATGGTCGGCATCGGTATCATCACCATGCTGGCACAACTGCAAGGCTCCTATTGGCTCGCCGGCGGCGTGGCAGCCACCTTCGCCCTGGCAACGGCCCTGCTGGCACCGCAGATTTCCCGCTGGGTCGACCGCTACGGCCAGAGCCGCATCCTGCCCGGCGTCACCGCCATTGGCGTCAGCGGTTTGCTGGCCCTGCTGCTGTGCAGCCATTTTGGCGCGCCGGACTGGACCCTGTTTGTATTCGCCGCACTGTCAGGCTGCATGCCCAGCATGTCGGCCATGGTGCGGGCACGCTGGACCGAGCTGTACCGCGGTTCGCCCAAGCTGCATACGGCGTTTTCGTTCGAGTCGGTACTCGATGAGGTGAGCTTTATTATCGGCCCGCCGATTTCCGTGGGCCTGAGTGTCGCGCTGTTCCCCCAGGCCGGACCACTGGCGGCAGCCATCTTGCTGGCCATTGGCGTCAGCGCCTTTGTGCTGCAACGCAACACCGAGCCACCGGTACACCCGCGCAGCAGCGAGCACCAGGGCACGGTTTTGCGCCAGGGCGCGGTGGTGGTCTTGCTGTTAGCCCTGCTGGGGCTGGGCACGATTGTCGGTACGGTGGATGTGGTCAGCGTGGCTTTTGCCCAGCATCAGGGCCAACCGGCTGCCGCCAGCATCGTACTGTCGATGTACGCCCTGGGGTCGTGCGCTGCCGGGCTGGTGTTCGGCATGCTCAAGTTGAACATGCCACTGCCCAGGCTGTTTGTGCTCGGCGCACTGGCCACGTCAATCACCATGGTGCCGCTGCTGTGGGCCGACAGCATTGCCACCCTGGCGGTGGGCATGCTGGTTGCCGGGCTGTTTTTCGCGCCGACCCTGATTACCGCCATGGGCCTGGTGGAAAACATCGTCCCGCCGGCCAAACTGACCGAGGGCCTGACCTGGATGATCACCGGCCTGGGCATGGGTGTCGCCCTGGGCGCAGTGCTCGGCGGCTGGGTGGTCGACGCGTACGGCGCCCAAACCGGCTTTACCGTGTCTTTAGCAGCTGGCGGCATCATGTTGCTGTTCGCCGTGCTCGGTTACCGCCTGCTGCAAGACAGCACCCTGCCCCGCGCCGCCTGCGCCTAA
- a CDS encoding nucleobase:cation symporter-2 family protein: protein MSDLTEPRIPAVTAPPPLARLPMLQLILVGLQHVLLMYGGAVAVPLIIGQAAGLSREEIAFLINADLLVAGVATIVQSLGIGPMGIRMPVMMGASFAAVGSMVAMAGMPGIGLTGIFGATIAAGFFGMIIAPFMSKVVRFFPPLVTGTVITSIGLSLFPVAVNWAGGGSAAAQFGSPVYLAIAALVLGTILLINRFMRGFWVNVSVLIGMALGYVLSGAIGMVDLSGLDNTPWFQVVTPLHFGMPEFHLAPILSMCLVVVIIFVESTGMFLALGKITDQEVTPRMLRRGLLCDAGASFIAGFFNTFTHSSFAQNIGLVQMTGVRCRSVTIMAGIFLITLSLLPKAAYLVASIPPAVLGGAAIAMFGMVAATGIKILQEADIADRRNQLLVAVSIGMGLIPVVRPEFFAHLPLWMDPITHSGIAMAAVSAVCLNLMFNVLGGSERAAMSGHVHQH, encoded by the coding sequence ATGTCCGATTTAACCGAACCGCGCATACCCGCCGTGACCGCCCCGCCGCCGCTGGCGCGGCTACCCATGCTGCAACTGATCCTGGTCGGTTTGCAGCATGTGCTGCTTATGTATGGCGGCGCCGTGGCCGTGCCGCTGATCATCGGACAGGCCGCCGGCCTGAGTCGTGAAGAAATCGCCTTCTTGATCAACGCCGACCTGCTGGTCGCAGGTGTGGCTACCATCGTGCAATCGCTGGGCATCGGCCCCATGGGCATCCGCATGCCGGTCATGATGGGCGCCAGCTTTGCCGCCGTTGGCAGCATGGTGGCAATGGCCGGGATGCCGGGCATCGGCCTGACCGGGATCTTCGGCGCGACCATCGCCGCGGGCTTTTTCGGAATGATCATTGCGCCATTTATGTCCAAGGTGGTGCGCTTCTTCCCGCCTCTGGTCACCGGCACGGTCATCACGTCGATCGGCCTGTCGCTGTTCCCGGTTGCGGTCAACTGGGCCGGTGGCGGCAGTGCGGCTGCACAATTCGGCTCACCGGTGTACCTGGCCATCGCGGCTCTGGTGCTGGGTACCATCCTGTTGATCAACCGTTTTATGCGCGGCTTCTGGGTCAATGTGTCGGTGTTGATCGGCATGGCCCTGGGCTATGTGCTGTCAGGCGCCATTGGCATGGTCGACCTCTCCGGCCTGGACAATACGCCGTGGTTCCAGGTTGTCACCCCGTTGCACTTCGGCATGCCAGAGTTTCATTTGGCACCGATCCTTTCGATGTGCCTGGTGGTGGTGATCATTTTTGTCGAGTCCACCGGGATGTTCCTGGCGCTGGGCAAGATCACAGATCAGGAAGTCACCCCACGCATGCTGCGTCGCGGCTTGTTGTGTGACGCGGGCGCTTCGTTTATCGCCGGTTTTTTCAACACCTTCACCCATTCCTCCTTCGCCCAGAACATTGGCCTGGTGCAGATGACCGGCGTGCGTTGCCGCTCGGTGACGATCATGGCCGGTATCTTCCTGATCACCCTCAGCCTGCTGCCGAAAGCGGCGTACCTGGTGGCCTCGATTCCGCCTGCGGTATTGGGTGGCGCCGCCATTGCCATGTTCGGCATGGTGGCGGCCACCGGGATCAAGATCCTCCAGGAAGCCGACATCGCCGACCGCCGCAATCAGTTGCTGGTGGCCGTGAGCATCGGCATGGGCCTGATCCCGGTGGTGCGCCCCGAGTTCTTCGCCCACCTGCCCCTGTGGATGGACCCCATCACCCACAGCGGTATCGCCATGGCCGCCGTCAGCGCGGTGTGCCTGAACCTGATGTTCAATGTGCTGGGCGGCTCCGAACGCGCAGCCATGAGCGGGCATGTGCATCAGCACTGA
- the gcl gene encoding glyoxylate carboligase: MSKMRAIEAAVLVMRREGVDTAFGIPGAAINPLYSALQKVGGIDHVLARHVEGASHMAEGYTRTKAGNIGVCIGTSGPAGTDMVTGLYSASADSIPILCITGQAPRARMHKEDFQAVDITTIVKPVTKWSTTVMEPGQVPYAFQKAFYEMRSGRPGPVLIDLPFDVQMAEIEFDIEAYEPLPLAKPTANRLQAEKALAMLDQAERPLLVSGGGVINAERPLLVSGGGVINADASDLLVEFAELTGIPVIPTLMGWGTIADDHPLMVGMVGLQTSHRYGNATLLKSDVVLGIGNRWANRHTGSVDVYTEGRKFIHVDIEPTQIGRVFNPDLGIVSDAGAALKVFLEVAREWKAAGKLKNRSAWLQDCQQRKATMQRKTHFDNVPVKPQRVYEEMNQVFGKDTCYVSTIGLSQIAGAQFLHVYKPRHWINCGQAGPLGWTIPAALGVVKADPSRNVVALSGDYDFQFMIEELAVGAQFNLPYIHVVVNNSYLGLIRQAQRGFEMDYCVQLSFDNLNAPELNGYGVDHVAVAEGLGCKALRVFEPGDIQPALRKAQELIKEFRVPVIVEIILERVTNISMGTEINAVNEFEDLALVGNDAPTAISMLD; the protein is encoded by the coding sequence ATGAGCAAAATGAGAGCAATCGAAGCCGCCGTTCTGGTGATGCGTCGCGAAGGTGTCGATACCGCGTTCGGTATCCCGGGTGCCGCCATCAACCCGCTGTACTCGGCCCTGCAAAAGGTCGGTGGCATCGATCACGTCCTTGCTCGCCACGTCGAAGGCGCCTCGCACATGGCCGAGGGCTACACCCGCACTAAGGCCGGCAATATCGGCGTGTGCATCGGCACTTCGGGCCCGGCAGGCACCGATATGGTGACGGGCCTGTACAGCGCTTCGGCCGACTCGATCCCGATTCTGTGCATCACTGGCCAGGCTCCACGGGCACGCATGCATAAAGAAGACTTCCAGGCCGTAGATATCACCACCATCGTCAAGCCCGTCACCAAGTGGTCAACCACGGTGATGGAGCCGGGCCAGGTGCCTTACGCCTTCCAGAAAGCCTTTTACGAAATGCGTTCCGGGCGCCCTGGCCCGGTGCTGATCGACCTGCCGTTCGATGTGCAAATGGCTGAAATCGAATTCGATATCGAAGCCTACGAACCGCTGCCACTGGCCAAACCTACGGCCAACCGGCTGCAGGCCGAAAAAGCCCTGGCCATGCTCGATCAGGCCGAGCGCCCGCTGCTGGTCAGCGGTGGCGGCGTGATCAATGCCGAGCGCCCGCTGCTGGTCAGCGGTGGCGGCGTGATCAATGCCGACGCCAGCGACCTGCTGGTGGAATTCGCCGAACTGACCGGCATTCCGGTGATCCCGACCCTGATGGGCTGGGGCACCATCGCCGATGACCACCCGCTGATGGTGGGCATGGTCGGCCTGCAAACCTCGCACCGTTATGGCAACGCCACCCTGCTCAAATCCGATGTGGTCCTGGGCATCGGCAACCGCTGGGCCAACCGCCATACCGGCTCGGTGGATGTCTACACCGAAGGCCGCAAATTTATTCACGTGGATATCGAACCGACCCAGATCGGCCGGGTGTTCAACCCGGATCTGGGCATCGTTTCCGACGCCGGTGCCGCGCTCAAGGTGTTCCTTGAAGTGGCCCGCGAATGGAAAGCCGCCGGCAAGCTGAAAAACCGCAGCGCCTGGCTGCAGGACTGCCAGCAGCGCAAGGCCACGATGCAGCGCAAGACCCACTTCGACAACGTGCCGGTCAAGCCGCAACGCGTGTACGAAGAGATGAACCAAGTATTCGGCAAAGACACCTGCTACGTCAGCACCATCGGTTTGTCGCAGATTGCCGGCGCGCAATTCCTGCACGTTTACAAGCCGCGTCACTGGATCAACTGCGGCCAGGCCGGCCCGTTGGGCTGGACCATTCCGGCGGCACTTGGGGTGGTCAAGGCCGACCCGAGCCGCAATGTGGTGGCGCTGTCCGGCGACTATGACTTCCAGTTCATGATTGAAGAACTGGCGGTGGGCGCACAGTTCAACCTGCCGTATATCCATGTCGTGGTGAACAACTCCTACCTGGGACTTATCCGTCAGGCGCAGCGCGGGTTTGAAATGGACTACTGCGTGCAGCTGTCTTTCGACAACCTCAATGCACCTGAACTCAATGGCTACGGCGTCGACCATGTTGCGGTCGCCGAAGGCCTGGGTTGCAAGGCATTGCGTGTGTTCGAGCCGGGTGATATCCAGCCTGCCCTGCGCAAGGCCCAGGAGCTGATCAAGGAATTCCGCGTACCGGTAATCGTGGAGATTATTCTGGAACGCGTGACCAATATCTCGATGGGCACCGAAATCAACGCCGTAAATGAATTTGAAGACCTGGCGCTGGTGGGTAACGATGCACCGACCGCCATTTCGATGCTGGATTAA
- a CDS encoding GlcG/HbpS family heme-binding protein, which yields MSALTLKVALELTARALSVGRQINAAPLTVAVLDSGGHLLALQREDGASLLRPSIAIGKAWGAIALGKGSRLLALDAQQRPAFFAALNGMGQSDVVPAPGGVLIRNEAGQVIGAVGISGDTSDIDEQCAISAIEVLGLRADAGVAV from the coding sequence ATGAGTGCTTTAACCTTGAAAGTCGCTTTAGAACTGACGGCCCGGGCCTTGAGCGTCGGGCGTCAGATCAATGCCGCGCCGTTGACGGTGGCGGTGCTCGACAGCGGCGGGCATTTGCTGGCGTTGCAGCGCGAAGACGGGGCCAGCCTGCTGCGTCCCAGCATCGCGATAGGCAAGGCCTGGGGCGCGATTGCGCTGGGCAAGGGCTCGCGTTTGCTGGCGCTGGACGCGCAACAGCGTCCGGCATTTTTTGCGGCACTTAACGGCATGGGCCAGAGCGACGTGGTACCGGCGCCGGGCGGGGTGTTGATCCGTAATGAGGCGGGGCAGGTGATCGGCGCAGTGGGTATCAGCGGTGATACCTCGGATATCGACGAACAATGTGCGATCAGCGCGATCGAGGTGCTGGGCTTGCGGGCGGATGCGGGGGTGGCGGTCTGA